A stretch of Pangasianodon hypophthalmus isolate fPanHyp1 chromosome 9, fPanHyp1.pri, whole genome shotgun sequence DNA encodes these proteins:
- the ubl7a gene encoding ubiquitin-like protein 7a has product MAVSEWRLSLKLMDQPSVPKSVLQFPEAEPGDVPPGQYRVATLKQLVSVQLPDAIPDPELIELVYCGRKLRDELTLDSYGIQSGSTVHILRKSWPEPEIHPEPVDRVTAAREFRVLQAALHTSTAYRDSVFKMLNNKESLDQIIVATPGLSSDAVALGVLQDKDLFVQFTDPNMLDMLISSHPALVNAIILVLHSVAGSVPTQQSASSSRNVSSSSYSEMPGGFLFEGMSDDEEEFQSGNRSGPSSSSAGSSGLRPATLGYSGAVGPRPITQSELATALALASTPESSAVTPTIGNQGASSGVSPIPAGTPITNDLFNQALQQALQVSSISSLQSQWQSQLQQLRDMGIQDEELILRALQATGGDIQAALELIFAGGAP; this is encoded by the exons ATGGCGGTTTCCGAGTGGCGTTTGTCGCTGAAGTTAATGGACCAGCCCTCGGTTCCGAAGTCGGTGCTGCAGTTTCCTGAGGCAGAGCCTGGTGATGTCCCACCGGGCCAGTACCGCGTTGCGACTCTCAAGCAGCTCGTTTCAGTGCAGTTACCGGACGCCATTCCAGACCCTGAGCTTATAG AGCTGGTGTACTGTGGCAGGAAGCTGAGGGATGAACTCACTTTAGATTCTTATGGGATCCAGTCAGGATCAACAGTACACATCCTGAGAAAGTCATGGCCAGAACCTGAGATCCACCCAG AGCCAGTGGACAGGGTGACAGCCGCAAGAGAATTTCGTGTCCTGCAGGCAGCTCTTCACACCAGCACAGCCTACAGAGACTCA GTTTTTAAGATGCTGAACAACAAGGAGTCTTTGGATCAAATCATTGTGGCGACACCTGGCTTGAGTAGTGATGCAGTGGCCCTAG GTGTGCTTCAAGACAAGGACCTCTTTGTGCAATTCACAGATCCAAACATGCTTGACAT GTTGATTAGCTCTCACCCAGCATTGGTTAATGCCATTATTCTGGTGTTGCATTCTGTAGCTGGCAGTGTTCCCACCCAGCAGAGTGCCAGCTCCTCTAGAAATGTATCCTCCAGCTCCTACAGCGAAATGCCAG GTGGTTTTCTCTTCGAAGGCATGTCGGATGATGAGGAAGAATTCCAGTCT GGGAATCGCAGTGGCCCATCTTCGAGTTCTGCAGGTTCTTCGGGCCTGAGGCCTGCTACATTAGGTTACAGTGGAGCAGTAGGGCCCAGGCCAATCACACAGAGTGAACTCGCTACAGCTCTGGCCCTAGCCAGCACTCCAGAAAGCAGTGCTGTTACTCCTACCATAGGAAACCAG GGAGCTTCTTCAGGGGTTTCCCCTATCCCTGCAGGAACTCCGATAACAAATGACCTTTTTAACCAAGCCCTGCAGCAAGCCTTACAGGTGTCTAGCATATCGTCTCTGCAA agtCAGTGGCAATCTCAGCTCCAGCAACTGCGCGATATGGGAATCCAGGATGAGGAGCTGATTCTGCGAGCCCTACAGGCCACTGGAGGAGACATCCAAGCTGCCCTAGAGCTCATTTTTGCTGGGGGAGCTCCATGA
- the LOC113529626 gene encoding peroxisomal succinyl-coenzyme A thioesterase, with translation MAQSRPCPLLWVRPLRCMLDERLDVRVHGLLPGVRVTLHALLHTEDGDFWEGFGHYISDDSGTVTVCKDASLGGSYEGVKPMGLLWSMKPIPGSRTGLRFRKKDVYTPIDVHISVYEDHLNEGFREKRPIASVVAQRWYTAPGIQRVNVTEKGLKATLYIPPGPGPFPAVLDLWGGGGGLVEYRSALLASRGYVALALEYIGRVNAVGKSYQVDNDYFEAAYTVLMQHPQVCPERIAILGLSFGVSVTLGMAAYSSVIKPRCVVCVSGSHIMPVNGSLADVFAEIKKNVMNTRYDEEKRIIWRDLLLPIPDDPSKKVEMGRIKCPILLIVGEDDQNWPASESAEDMKQMMEQAGNSHLLTVLSYPGAGHLIEPPYSPHCRASNFMLAETRNKVVVLWGGQTEPHSRAQEDSWHKTLAFLEQHLYSNMSH, from the exons ATGGCCCAGTCGCGTCCGTGCCCGTTGCTGTGGGTCCGTCCGCTTCGCTGCATGCTGGATGAAAGGCTCGACGTGCGCGTGCACGGTTTACTGCCCGGGGTCCGAGTCACGCTGCACGCGCTGCTTCACACAGAGGATGGAGATTTTTGGGAAGGTTTTGGTCACTATATTAGCGATGACTCAGGAACTGTCACAG TATGTAAAGATGCCAGTCTTGGTGGATCATATGAAGGAGTTAAACCCATGGGTCTGCTGTGGAGTATGAAACCCATTCCTGGAAGTAGGACAGGCCTCAG ATTTCGGAAGAAGGATGTCTACACGCCAATTGATGTCCACATATCTGTGTACGAAGACCACTTAAATGAGGGATTTCGGGAGAAACGTCCTATAGCGTCAGTCGTGGCACAGCGGTGGTACACTGCTCCAGGAATCCAGAGGGTTAATGTTACGGAAAAAGGGTTGAAGGCGACTCTTTACATCCCACCAG GTCCTGGTCCTTTTCCTGCTGTGCTGGACCTCTGGGGTGGAGGAGGGGGTCTAGTGGAGTACCGCTCTGCTCTACTAGCATCCCGAGGTTATGTCGCATTAGCGTTGGAGTATATTGGACGAGTAAATGCTGTTGGAAAGTCATACCAAGTGGACAATGACTACTTCGAG GCAGCCTACACTGTGCTGATGCAGCATCCACAGGTGTGTCCTGAAAGAATCGCCATTCTGGGTTTGTCTTTTGGTGTGTCTGTGACCCTGGGAATGGCAGCATACTCCTCAGTGATAAAG CccaggtgtgtagtgtgtgttagtggaagCCACATCATGCCTGTTAACGGATCACTGGCTGATGTCTTTGCTGAGATCAAAAA AAATGTCATGAACACCCGCTATGATGAGGAAAAGAGGATCATTTGGCGCGATCTCTTGCTGCCGATACCAGATGACCCTTCAAAGAAAGTTGAA ATGGGGCGTATCAAGTGTCCTATTTTATTGATTGTTGGGGAGGATGATCAAAATTGGCCAGCATCAGAATCTGCAGAAGAT atgAAGCAGATGATGGAACAAGCTGGTAACAGTCACCTGTTGACTGTTCTGTCTTACCCTGGAGCCGGCCACCTCATCGAGCCTCCTTACAGTCCACATTGCCGAGCCAGCAACTTCATGTTGGCAGAGACAAGGAATAAAG TGGTGGTACTGTGGGGTGGACAAACGGAGCCCCACAGTCGAGCTCAGGAGGACTCCTGGCACAAAACCCTGGCCTTTCTGGAGCAGCATCTCTACAGCAACATGAGTCattaa